Proteins from one Streptomyces sp. NBC_00289 genomic window:
- a CDS encoding magnesium and cobalt transport protein CorA — protein MSMIRDLRAVVRPSRPSLRKESGVYDTTRDPSTPSAVVDCAVYRDGARVETAKPLTPHEAMRQVRRDGGFVWIGLHEPTEAEFSGIAGEFGLHPLAVEDAVQAHQRPKLERYDDSLFTVFKTIHYVEHDQLTANSEVVETGEVMCFTGRDFFITVRHGGQGSLRALRHRLQDDPELLARGPSAVLHAIADHVVDGYIAVADAVQDDIDEVETEVFSPGRRGGVSRGVDSARIYQLKREVLEFKRAVSPLLRPMQLLSERPMRLVDPDIQKYFRDVADHLARVQEQVIGFDELLNSILQANLAQASVAQNEDMRKITSWAAIIAVPTMVCGVYGMNFDYMPELHWKYGYPVVMSVMVGMCVGIHRTLKRNGWL, from the coding sequence ATGTCGATGATCCGCGACCTGCGTGCCGTGGTCCGCCCGTCCCGCCCCTCCCTGCGCAAGGAGAGCGGCGTCTACGACACCACCCGCGACCCCTCGACGCCCTCCGCCGTCGTCGACTGCGCCGTCTACCGCGACGGCGCCCGGGTCGAGACGGCGAAGCCGCTCACCCCGCACGAGGCGATGCGCCAGGTGCGGCGGGACGGCGGGTTCGTGTGGATCGGCCTGCACGAGCCGACCGAGGCCGAATTCTCCGGTATCGCGGGCGAGTTCGGGCTGCACCCGCTGGCCGTCGAGGACGCCGTGCAGGCCCACCAGCGGCCCAAGCTGGAGCGGTACGACGACTCGCTGTTCACCGTCTTCAAGACCATCCACTACGTCGAGCACGACCAGCTCACCGCCAACAGCGAGGTCGTCGAGACCGGCGAGGTCATGTGCTTCACCGGACGGGACTTCTTCATCACCGTCCGGCACGGCGGGCAGGGCTCGCTGCGGGCGCTGCGGCACCGCCTCCAGGACGACCCCGAGCTGCTCGCCAGGGGCCCCTCGGCCGTGCTGCACGCGATCGCCGACCACGTCGTGGACGGCTACATCGCGGTCGCCGACGCCGTCCAGGACGACATCGACGAGGTGGAGACCGAGGTGTTCTCACCGGGGCGCCGGGGCGGGGTCTCGCGCGGTGTGGACTCGGCGCGGATCTACCAGCTCAAGCGCGAGGTGCTGGAGTTCAAGCGGGCGGTCTCGCCCCTGCTGCGGCCCATGCAGCTGCTGAGCGAGCGGCCCATGCGGCTGGTCGACCCCGACATCCAGAAGTACTTCCGGGACGTCGCCGACCACCTGGCCCGGGTCCAGGAGCAGGTCATCGGCTTCGACGAGCTCCTCAACTCGATCCTCCAGGCCAACCTCGCGCAGGCGTCCGTGGCACAGAACGAGGACATGCGGAAGATCACCTCGTGGGCCGCGATCATCGCCGTACCGACGATGGTGTGCGGGGTGTACGGCATGAACTTCGACTACATGCCGGAACTGCACTGGAAGTACGGCTACCCCGTGGTCATGTCGGTCATGGTGGGGATGTGCGTGGGCATCCACCGCACGCTCAAGCGCAACGGCTGGCTGTGA
- a CDS encoding magnesium transporter MgtE N-terminal domain-containing protein produces MAAGVPRIFVSHLSGVAVFDPSGDQVGRVRDLVVVLRVGRRPPRVLGLVVELSTRRRIFLPMTRVTGIESGQVITTGVLNVRRFEQRPTERLVFGELLDRRVTLVETGEEVTVLDVSVQQLPARRDWEIDRVFVRKGGKGGAFRRKGETLTVEWTAVTGFSLEEHGQGAESLLATFEQLRPADLANVLHHLSAKRRAEVAAALDDDRLADVLEELPEDDQIEILGKLKEERAADVLEAMDPDDAADLLSELPEEDQERLLSLMQPADAADMRRLMSYEEHTAGGLMTTEPIVLRPDATVADALARVRNADLSPALAAQVYVCRPPDETPTGKYLGTVHFQRLLRDPPYTLVSAIIDDDLQPLEPDAALPVVAGFFATYDMVAAPVVDDAGALLGAVTVDDVLDHMLPDDWRETEFHLDEGEGVTPHDS; encoded by the coding sequence ATGGCAGCGGGCGTCCCGCGGATCTTCGTCTCGCACCTCTCCGGCGTCGCCGTCTTCGACCCCAGCGGCGACCAGGTGGGCCGGGTGCGCGATCTGGTCGTCGTGCTCCGGGTGGGGCGACGGCCGCCCCGGGTGCTCGGACTGGTCGTCGAACTCTCCACGCGGCGCCGCATCTTCCTGCCCATGACCCGGGTCACCGGCATCGAGTCCGGCCAGGTCATCACCACTGGCGTGCTCAACGTCCGCCGCTTCGAGCAGCGGCCCACCGAGCGGCTGGTCTTCGGCGAGCTGCTCGACCGGCGCGTCACGCTCGTCGAGACCGGCGAGGAGGTCACCGTCCTCGACGTGTCCGTCCAGCAGTTGCCGGCCCGGCGGGACTGGGAGATCGACCGGGTCTTCGTCCGCAAGGGCGGCAAGGGCGGCGCGTTCCGGCGCAAGGGGGAGACGCTCACCGTCGAGTGGACCGCCGTCACCGGCTTCTCCCTGGAGGAGCACGGGCAGGGCGCGGAGAGCCTGCTCGCCACCTTCGAGCAGCTGCGCCCCGCCGACCTCGCGAACGTCCTGCACCACCTCTCCGCCAAGCGGCGCGCCGAGGTCGCCGCCGCCCTCGACGACGACCGCCTCGCCGACGTGCTCGAGGAACTGCCGGAGGACGACCAGATCGAGATCCTCGGCAAGCTGAAGGAGGAACGCGCCGCCGACGTCCTGGAGGCCATGGACCCCGACGACGCGGCAGACCTGCTCTCCGAGCTGCCGGAGGAGGACCAGGAGCGGCTGCTGAGCCTGATGCAGCCCGCCGACGCGGCCGACATGCGGCGCCTGATGTCGTACGAGGAGCACACCGCGGGCGGTCTCATGACGACCGAGCCGATCGTGCTGCGGCCCGACGCGACCGTCGCCGACGCGCTGGCCCGCGTCCGCAACGCCGACCTGTCCCCCGCCCTCGCCGCCCAGGTCTACGTCTGCCGGCCGCCCGACGAGACGCCGACCGGCAAGTACCTGGGCACCGTCCACTTCCAGCGACTGCTGCGGGACCCGCCGTACACGCTGGTCAGCGCGATCATCGACGACGACCTGCAGCCGCTGGAGCCGGACGCGGCCCTGCCGGTCGTCGCCGGTTTCTTCGCGACGTACGACATGGTCGCGGCACCCGTCGTCGACGACGCGGGAGCGCTGCTGGGCGCGGTGACGGTGGACGACGTACTGGACCACATGCTGCCGGACGACTGGCGCGAGACGGAGTTCCACCTCGACGAGGGCGAGGGGGTGACCCCGCATGACTCCTGA
- a CDS encoding DUF1003 domain-containing protein encodes MTPERESGRDRTPAGATAATRHRPRLDQPRPPRRRLVPEWDPEAFGRLSERIARFLGTGRFIVWMTIVIIVWVLWNIFAPRDLRFDNYPFIFLTLMLSLQASYAAPLILLAQNRQDDRDRVNLEQDRKQNERSIADTEYLTREIAALRIGLGEVATRDWIRSELQDLVKELDGRHDGHGGRDAHEGHVVFPAERPHGRDVDDR; translated from the coding sequence ATGACTCCTGAGCGCGAGAGCGGCCGCGACCGCACGCCCGCCGGCGCGACCGCCGCCACCCGGCACCGCCCCCGGCTCGACCAGCCGCGCCCGCCGCGCCGCCGGCTCGTGCCGGAGTGGGACCCGGAGGCCTTCGGCAGGCTGTCGGAGCGCATCGCGCGTTTCCTGGGCACCGGGCGGTTCATCGTCTGGATGACGATCGTCATCATCGTCTGGGTGCTGTGGAACATCTTCGCGCCGCGTGACCTGCGCTTCGACAACTACCCGTTCATCTTCCTGACGCTGATGCTCTCGCTCCAGGCCTCCTACGCCGCCCCGCTGATCCTGCTCGCGCAGAACCGGCAGGACGACCGCGACCGGGTCAACCTGGAGCAGGACCGCAAGCAGAACGAGCGGTCGATCGCGGACACCGAATACCTCACCCGCGAGATCGCCGCCCTGCGGATCGGCCTCGGGGAGGTCGCCACCCGCGACTGGATCCGCTCGGAGCTGCAGGACCTGGTCAAGGAGCTCGACGGCAGGCACGACGGCCACGGCGGGCGCGACGCTCACGAGGGTCATGTCGTATTCCCGGCAGAACGACCGCACGGACGTGACGTAGACGACCGCTGA
- a CDS encoding Mrp/NBP35 family ATP-binding protein has translation MATEDAVREALSTVNDPEINRPITELGMVKSVEIGADGAVAVAVYLTVSGCPMRDTITQRVTDAVSRVEGVTRVDVELDVMSDEQRKELATALRGGQADREIPFAKPGSLTRVYAVASGKGGVGKSSVTVNLAAAMAADGLKVGVVDADIYGHSVPRMLGADGRPTQVENMIMPPSANGVKVISIGMFTPGNAPVVWRGPMLHRALQQFLADVYWGDLDVLLLDLPPGTGDIAISVAQLVPNAEILVVTTPQQAAAEVAERAGSIAVQTHQKIVGVVENMAGLPCPHCGEMVDVFGTGGGQSVADGLTRTTGAAVPVLGSIPIDVRLREGGDEGKPVVLTDPDSPAGSALRAIAGKLGGRQRGLSGLSLGITPRNKF, from the coding sequence ATGGCTACGGAAGACGCGGTGCGCGAAGCACTGTCGACGGTGAACGACCCCGAGATCAACCGGCCCATCACCGAGCTGGGGATGGTCAAATCGGTGGAGATCGGTGCGGACGGAGCGGTCGCGGTCGCGGTGTACCTGACGGTCTCCGGCTGCCCGATGCGTGACACCATCACGCAGCGGGTGACGGATGCGGTCTCGCGCGTCGAGGGCGTCACGCGCGTCGACGTCGAACTCGACGTGATGAGCGACGAACAGCGCAAGGAACTGGCGACCGCGCTGCGCGGCGGCCAGGCCGACCGCGAGATCCCCTTCGCCAAGCCGGGCTCGCTGACCCGCGTGTACGCGGTCGCGTCCGGCAAGGGCGGTGTGGGCAAGTCGTCGGTGACGGTGAACCTGGCGGCGGCGATGGCCGCGGACGGGCTGAAGGTGGGCGTCGTCGACGCCGACATCTACGGCCACTCCGTGCCCCGCATGCTCGGCGCCGACGGCCGCCCGACCCAGGTCGAGAACATGATCATGCCGCCGTCCGCGAACGGCGTGAAGGTCATCTCGATCGGCATGTTCACCCCGGGCAACGCCCCGGTCGTCTGGCGCGGCCCGATGCTCCACCGGGCACTCCAGCAGTTCCTGGCGGACGTGTACTGGGGCGACCTGGACGTGCTGCTGCTGGACCTGCCCCCGGGCACGGGCGACATCGCGATCTCGGTGGCCCAGCTGGTCCCGAACGCGGAGATCCTGGTGGTGACCACCCCGCAGCAGGCGGCGGCCGAGGTCGCCGAGCGGGCCGGGTCCATCGCCGTGCAGACCCACCAGAAGATCGTCGGCGTGGTCGAGAACATGGCCGGGCTGCCCTGCCCGCACTGCGGCGAGATGGTCGACGTCTTCGGCACGGGCGGCGGCCAGTCGGTGGCCGACGGCCTGACCCGTACGACGGGCGCGGCCGTTCCGGTGCTCGGCAGCATTCCCATCGACGTCCGGCTGCGGGAGGGCGGCGACGAGGGCAAGCCGGTCGTCCTGACGGACCCGGACTCCCCGGCGGGCTCCGCGCTGCGGGCCATCGCGGGCAAGCTGGGCGGACGGCAGCGCGGGCTGTCGGGCCTGTCGCTGGGAATCACCCCGCGCAACAAGTTCTGA
- a CDS encoding sec-independent translocase, translating into MFNDIGPLELVTLVVLAVLVFGPDKLPKVIQDVMRTVRKIREFSESAKADIRQELGPEFKDFEFEDLNPKTFIRKQLDNDELGLKEIRNGFDLKKEMAEVTDAVHSRDTDASSPSSSGSSGGRVDMTKKPENPGDDDRPPYDADAT; encoded by the coding sequence GTGTTCAATGACATAGGACCGCTCGAGCTGGTCACGCTCGTTGTCCTCGCCGTGCTCGTCTTCGGTCCGGACAAGCTCCCGAAGGTCATCCAGGACGTCATGCGGACGGTGCGCAAGATCCGCGAGTTCTCGGAGAGCGCGAAGGCGGACATCCGGCAGGAACTCGGCCCGGAGTTCAAGGACTTCGAGTTCGAGGACCTCAACCCCAAGACGTTCATCCGCAAGCAGCTGGACAACGACGAGCTGGGGCTGAAGGAGATCCGCAACGGCTTCGACCTGAAGAAGGAGATGGCCGAGGTCACCGACGCGGTCCACAGCCGCGACACGGACGCGTCCTCGCCCTCCTCGTCCGGTTCCTCCGGTGGCCGCGTCGACATGACGAAGAAGCCCGAGAACCCCGGCGACGACGACCGGCCGCCCTACGACGCGGACGCCACCTGA
- a CDS encoding trypsin-like peptidase domain-containing protein yields MNEGKPTRAKWWSRPRRQDPAGPVKGAAAVPEPYEAEPHDAGVPMPIGTAGGDFELERPISTGHGGTAPSGSGSGSVFESGSGPGPGDDFELARPVPADAMPATTGGAATSPVPAPPEQHHAVSAAATRGTASPAPHEPSPPAPAPAPTPAPADDIPAPALSTPWQNYDPWAPVPAPLQQTGAASPSREQRRGRARKALVGGAVLLALVSGGVGGATGAYLERNGGIGDVELPQAAPAPAGRAPDSVAGIAARALPSVVTLHVTGTGKSGDGESGTGTGFVLDDRGHILTNNHVVESAGQDGAISVTFNSGDTAKATVVGRDSGYDLAVVRVGGVSGLRPMALGNSDGVRVGDPVVAIGAPFDLEGTVTSGIISAKERPITAGGESGDGSDVSYVDALQTDAPINPGNSGGPLLDAEAHVIGINSAIRSADSGTGTDDVQAGSIGLGFAIPVNQAKRVAEELINTGRASHPVIGVTLDMDYSGDGARVGTKSGDGGSPVTEDGPGDRAGLKAGDVVTEVDGRRVHSGEELIVRTRAHRPGDRLELTVRRDGAERRISLVLGSADGG; encoded by the coding sequence GTGAACGAGGGGAAGCCCACGCGGGCGAAGTGGTGGAGCCGTCCTCGCAGACAGGACCCCGCGGGGCCGGTCAAGGGAGCCGCGGCGGTCCCGGAACCGTACGAGGCGGAGCCGCACGACGCCGGGGTGCCGATGCCGATCGGCACCGCCGGGGGCGACTTCGAACTCGAACGTCCGATCTCGACCGGCCATGGCGGGACAGCGCCCTCCGGGTCAGGTTCCGGTTCCGTTTTCGAATCCGGGTCCGGTCCCGGTCCCGGGGACGACTTCGAGCTGGCCCGACCCGTCCCGGCGGACGCCATGCCCGCAACGACCGGGGGCGCGGCGACGTCGCCCGTCCCCGCCCCGCCGGAGCAGCACCACGCGGTCTCGGCCGCGGCCACGCGCGGCACCGCGAGCCCGGCACCTCACGAACCATCACCTCCCGCTCCGGCCCCCGCCCCTACCCCCGCCCCGGCAGACGACATTCCCGCCCCGGCCCTCTCCACCCCCTGGCAGAACTACGACCCCTGGGCGCCCGTCCCCGCCCCGCTCCAGCAGACCGGCGCCGCCTCGCCGAGCAGGGAGCAGCGACGGGGGCGGGCTCGGAAGGCTCTCGTCGGTGGAGCCGTGCTGCTCGCGCTCGTCTCCGGGGGCGTCGGAGGAGCCACAGGCGCGTATCTGGAGCGCAACGGCGGCATCGGGGACGTGGAGCTGCCGCAGGCCGCGCCGGCGCCCGCCGGGAGGGCTCCGGACAGCGTGGCCGGGATCGCGGCCCGCGCGCTGCCCAGCGTGGTGACGCTGCACGTGACCGGCACCGGGAAGTCCGGCGACGGGGAGTCGGGCACCGGCACCGGATTCGTCCTCGACGACCGGGGTCACATCCTCACCAACAACCACGTCGTGGAGTCCGCCGGGCAGGACGGCGCGATATCCGTGACCTTCAACAGCGGGGACACGGCCAAGGCCACGGTCGTCGGCCGGGACAGCGGCTATGACCTCGCCGTCGTCAGGGTCGGCGGGGTGAGCGGTCTCAGGCCCATGGCCCTCGGCAACTCGGACGGCGTCCGGGTCGGTGATCCGGTCGTCGCCATCGGTGCCCCCTTCGATCTGGAGGGCACCGTCACCTCCGGCATCATCAGTGCCAAGGAGCGGCCCATCACGGCCGGCGGCGAGAGCGGTGACGGCAGCGACGTCTCGTACGTGGACGCGCTGCAGACCGACGCCCCCATCAACCCCGGCAACTCCGGCGGGCCCCTTCTCGACGCCGAGGCCCACGTCATCGGCATCAACTCGGCCATCCGGTCCGCCGACAGCGGCACCGGCACGGACGACGTTCAGGCCGGCTCGATAGGCCTCGGCTTCGCCATCCCCGTCAACCAGGCCAAGCGCGTCGCCGAGGAGCTCATCAACACCGGCAGGGCGAGCCACCCGGTGATCGGCGTCACCCTCGACATGGACTACTCGGGCGACGGCGCGCGGGTCGGCACGAAGAGCGGCGACGGGGGCTCCCCGGTCACTGAGGACGGCCCCGGGGACCGGGCCGGGCTCAAGGCCGGTGACGTCGTCACCGAGGTCGACGGCCGACGGGTCCACTCCGGCGAGGAGCTCATCGTGAGGACCCGCGCCCACCGCCCCGGCGACCGACTGGAACTGACCGTGCGACGCGACGGCGCCGAACGCAGGATCTCGCTGGTCCTCGGCTCCGCCGACGGCGGCTGA
- a CDS encoding anti-sigma factor: MSGTRPNSAERLLAEQHLGDRLAALVDGELGHESRDRVLAHLATCAKCKAEADAQRRLKNVFAEAAPPPPSESFLARLQELPGGGGPDDGQSPPPGGGFAGLPGRPGGAGVSGAFGLRRAERFEFNYIPVRPHGSVLPAASADRGFRIHDVSRHEADRSASRGMRFAFAAAGAVSLAAIALGGVSTGVPADTAAEARGGTGAGSNVTPARSQGTGAAAAPESQRRRGTGSLLTQGQGQASLGDVPAVASTAVSAPLLPGMTATGLSRAEDAVHSLTAPVMAGAAVMSPLIRPFTATPPLTLTSWSTAGELTAPGLLAAPVPDATSSPSSSAFSR, from the coding sequence GTGAGTGGAACACGACCCAATTCCGCAGAGCGGCTTCTGGCCGAGCAGCACCTGGGCGACCGACTCGCCGCCCTGGTGGACGGAGAGCTCGGTCACGAGTCACGCGACCGCGTCCTCGCACACCTGGCCACCTGCGCCAAATGCAAGGCCGAGGCCGACGCCCAGCGCCGACTGAAGAACGTCTTCGCGGAGGCGGCCCCGCCGCCGCCCTCCGAGAGCTTCCTGGCCCGCCTCCAGGAACTCCCCGGTGGAGGCGGCCCCGACGACGGCCAGTCCCCGCCGCCCGGCGGAGGGTTCGCCGGGCTGCCCGGGCGCCCCGGTGGCGCCGGAGTCTCCGGCGCGTTCGGGCTGCGACGCGCGGAGCGCTTCGAGTTCAACTACATCCCCGTGCGGCCGCACGGCTCCGTGTTGCCCGCCGCCTCGGCGGACCGCGGCTTCCGGATCCACGACGTCAGCCGTCATGAGGCCGACCGGTCGGCCTCGCGCGGCATGCGGTTCGCGTTCGCCGCCGCCGGGGCCGTGTCCCTGGCCGCGATCGCGCTCGGCGGAGTCAGCACCGGCGTACCGGCCGACACGGCCGCGGAAGCCCGTGGTGGCACCGGCGCCGGCAGCAATGTCACCCCGGCCCGCTCCCAGGGCACCGGGGCGGCCGCAGCCCCCGAGAGCCAGCGCCGCCGGGGAACCGGCTCGCTGCTCACACAGGGGCAGGGCCAGGCCTCGCTGGGCGATGTCCCGGCGGTGGCCTCGACCGCGGTGTCCGCGCCGCTGCTGCCCGGGATGACGGCCACCGGCCTGAGCCGGGCCGAGGACGCCGTGCACTCCCTGACGGCGCCCGTCATGGCCGGTGCCGCCGTCATGTCCCCGCTCATACGTCCGTTCACGGCCACCCCGCCGCTCACCCTGACCTCCTGGTCCACGGCCGGGGAGCTCACGGCCCCGGGCCTGCTCGCCGCGCCCGTCCCCGACGCCACTTCCTCCCCTTCCTCCTCCGCTTTCTCCCGCTGA
- the sigE gene encoding RNA polymerase sigma factor SigE, whose product MVGAPLDTIRADRGGAATSVDRGGALRRLLGSAGRPRSVNDTAADHSHAADHAQTATFTTDADGPAWTPPTWEEIVSTHSGRVYRLAYRLTGNQHDAEDLTQEVFVRVFRSLSTYSPGTFEGWLHRITTNLFLDMVRRKQRIRFDALGEDAAERLPSREPSPQQLFNDAHFDADVQQALDTLAPEFRAAVVLCDIEGLSYEEIAATLGVKLGTVRSRIHRGRSQLRKALAHRSPEARAERRSFMARVPALGGGGATA is encoded by the coding sequence ATGGTAGGGGCTCCGCTGGACACCATCAGAGCCGACAGGGGAGGTGCGGCTACGTCTGTGGATCGGGGAGGAGCGCTGAGGCGCCTTCTCGGATCGGCGGGCAGGCCGAGATCCGTGAACGACACCGCTGCTGACCACAGCCACGCCGCTGACCACGCCCAGACCGCGACCTTCACGACCGACGCGGACGGGCCGGCGTGGACTCCTCCGACGTGGGAGGAGATCGTCAGCACCCACAGCGGCCGGGTCTACCGGCTCGCCTACCGCCTGACCGGCAACCAGCACGACGCCGAGGACCTCACCCAGGAGGTCTTCGTCCGCGTCTTCCGCTCGCTGTCGACGTACTCGCCGGGCACCTTCGAGGGCTGGCTGCACCGCATCACCACCAACCTCTTCCTGGACATGGTCCGCCGCAAGCAGCGCATCCGTTTCGACGCGCTGGGCGAGGACGCGGCCGAGCGGCTGCCCAGCCGCGAGCCGTCCCCCCAGCAGCTCTTCAACGACGCCCACTTCGACGCGGACGTGCAGCAGGCGCTGGACACCCTCGCCCCGGAGTTCCGCGCCGCGGTGGTCCTGTGCGACATCGAGGGACTCTCGTACGAGGAGATCGCCGCGACCCTGGGCGTCAAGCTCGGCACGGTCCGCTCCCGTATCCACCGCGGCCGCTCGCAGCTGCGCAAGGCCCTCGCGCACCGTTCGCCCGAAGCCCGCGCCGAGCGCCGTTCCTTCATGGCCCGCGTGCCCGCTCTGGGAGGAGGGGGCGCGACCGCGTGA
- a CDS encoding O-methyltransferase, with amino-acid sequence MSRFPAATDTVTPRQPRGQERVITGNRQTSWAFADAYVAEDEALRWARDRAREAGLRSVSPGTGAALRLLAASVDAKAVAEIGTGTGVSGIHLLHGMRPDGVLTTVDPEPEHQQFARQAFRACGFASNRARFIPGRALDVLPRLADAGYDLVFCDGDRLEFLDYLAESLRLLRPGGLVVFEGVFANGRTVDSGPQPTEVLRLRELLRAVRESQELVPSLLPVGDGLLCAVKR; translated from the coding sequence ATCAGCAGGTTCCCGGCGGCAACGGATACAGTCACGCCCAGGCAACCACGGGGACAGGAGAGGGTCATTACCGGCAACCGGCAGACAAGCTGGGCGTTCGCCGACGCCTATGTCGCCGAGGACGAAGCGCTGCGCTGGGCCCGCGACCGGGCCCGTGAGGCGGGGCTGCGCTCGGTGTCGCCCGGCACGGGCGCGGCGCTGCGGTTGCTGGCGGCCTCCGTGGACGCGAAGGCGGTGGCGGAGATCGGCACCGGCACCGGTGTCTCCGGCATCCACCTGCTGCACGGCATGCGGCCGGACGGGGTACTGACCACGGTGGACCCGGAGCCGGAGCACCAGCAGTTCGCCCGCCAGGCCTTCCGCGCGTGCGGTTTCGCCAGTAACCGGGCCCGCTTCATTCCGGGCCGCGCGCTGGACGTCCTGCCCCGGCTCGCGGACGCCGGCTACGACCTGGTCTTCTGCGACGGCGACCGCCTGGAGTTCCTGGACTACCTCGCTGAATCGTTGCGCCTGCTGCGCCCCGGTGGCCTGGTGGTCTTCGAGGGCGTCTTCGCCAACGGCCGGACCGTGGACTCGGGTCCGCAGCCCACCGAGGTGCTGCGTCTGCGGGAACTGCTGCGCGCGGTGCGCGAGAGCCAGGAACTGGTGCCGTCACTGCTCCCTGTGGGTGACGGACTGCTGTGCGCGGTCAAGCGCTGA
- a CDS encoding DUF3117 domain-containing protein: protein MAAMKPRTGDGPLEVTKEGRGIVMRVPLEGGGRLVVELTPDEADALGDALKKVVG, encoded by the coding sequence ATGGCGGCCATGAAGCCGCGAACGGGCGATGGCCCGCTCGAGGTGACAAAGGAGGGGCGGGGCATTGTCATGCGCGTTCCGCTCGAAGGCGGCGGTCGGCTCGTCGTCGAGCTGACCCCTGACGAGGCCGACGCGCTCGGCGACGCCCTCAAGAAGGTTGTCGGCTGA